NNNNNNNNNNNNNNNNNNNNNNNNNNNNNNNNNNNNNNNNNNNNNNNNNNNNNNNNNNNNNNNNNNNNNNNNNNNNNNNNNNNNNNNNNNNNNNNNNNNNNNNNNNNNNNNNNNNNNNNNNNNNNNNNNNNNNNNNNNNNNNNNNNNNNNNNNNNNNNNNNNNNNNNNNNNNNNNNNNNNNNNNNNNNNNNNNNNNNNNNNNNNNNNNNNNNNNNNNNNNNNNNNNNNNNNNNNNNNNNNNNNNNNNNNNNNNNNNNNNNNNNNNNNNNNNNNNNNNNNNNNNNNNNNNNNNNNNNNNNNNNNNNNNNNNNNNNNNNNNNNNNNNNNNNNNNNNNNNNNNNNNNNNNNNNNNNNNNNNNNNNNNNNNNNNNNNNNGGTCTCCTTGCCTTAGGCCTTTCTTCCCCGGAAAAAACCCGTGAAGGGAGCCGTTCAACGCCACTGAAAAAGAAGAACTGCAAATGCATTCCATAATCCAATTTATAAACAACAGTGGTGAACCATACCCGTGAAGCACTCGAGCGAGAAATGACCATGAGACCGAATCGAATGCCTTGCGTAGGTCGACGTTGATAGTACATCGAGGTGAAATCCGTTTCCTCGAGTACTGCCGCACCATTTCTTGGgccaagaaaatattgtcGGTGATGTTGCGGCCACCGACGAACGCTGCTTGGCATCGGTCAATCAAATGCTCCAAAACAGGCGCTAGCCGGTCCGAGATGATTTTCGTGATTGCCTTGTAGATCACATTGCAGCACGAAATCGGCCGGTAATCCGCAACAGAGGTGGAATGATCTGATTTCGGCACAAGGGCAATGATAGTGTGGTTGAGTTGCCGTAGCATCCGCCCACTCCTAAAGAAATCCAGGACGGCCCTGCAAACTTGATCACCCACAATGTTCCATGCTTTCCTGAAAAAGCACGAGGAGTATCCATCTGGGCCGGGAGCCTTGTTGTCGCTAATGTGGAATATGGCATCCTTGACCTCCAACGGTGTGACTGCTCGGCAAAGCTCCGCAGTATGCTCGGAGGTGAGTATGGGGCCCCATTCAAACACACCATCATCGACAGGGAGGGTGTGAGCCTCGCCTCGGTGCCGTGATGTGTAGAAATCAACGAACTCTTGGGCAATATCCTCGGCAGCAGTTATAACAGTCCCGTCCGCCCTAGTGACCGCCCCGATGGAATTCCTAGCGACATTCCTCTTCACCATGTCGTGGAAGAACTTGGTGTTGCGGTCCCCCTCCTTAAGAAAATGGATTTTGGCTTTCTGGTAGAAGAAGTGTCGCTCTGCTTCGGCAAGGAAAACGGCCTTCTTCCTAAGATCTCCCAAAGCGTCCCGTAGCACCACATCTCCTGGATTAGATTCAAGTTGATTCTGGGCTTCTTGCAGGGCGAGCTCAGCCTCCTTGGCCCTGGCGGAGATGTGGCTGTAGTGCTGCATGTTGAAAGCCTTGAGCGCGCCTTTAAGTGCTTTCAGCCTCCGACAAAGGCTGTATTGCGGCGTTCCTACCACGCTCAAGTTCCATCTTGCTTCAACAGTAGCTAAGAAATCCGGATGATCT
This DNA window, taken from Sesamum indicum cultivar Zhongzhi No. 13 unplaced genomic scaffold, S_indicum_v1.0 scaffold00607, whole genome shotgun sequence, encodes the following:
- the LOC105180303 gene encoding uncharacterized protein LOC105180303, whose amino-acid sequence is MGLPTSLRITGFASLETKLAASTIPKILSRTFPGWCQTNNFDTIAGGRILVVWDPAVIDLHPIDISPQVIHCRATNKSSQLSFYISFTYGLYSVVNRRSMWEKLSDLGQGPSMPWLIMGDFNCVKSPEEKQLGVAPTWYELKDFVDCCIALGLLDVPTTGCYYTWYSNNESNPVWCKLDRVLYNNEWLEGGYCSAHFNPPGCLSDHSPGIVSIFDHAPTKPKPFRFFNMWADHPDFLATVEARWNLSVVGTPQYSLCRRLKALKGALKAFNMQHYSHISARAKEAELALQEAQNQLESNPGDVVLRDALGDLRKKAVFLAEAERHFFYQKAKIHFLKEGDRNTKFFHDMVKRNVARNSIGAVTRADGTVITAAEDIAQEFVDFYTSRHRGEAHTLPVDDGVFEWGPILTSEHTAELCRAVTPLEVKDAIFHISDNKAPGPDGYSSCFFRKAWNIVGDQVCRAVLDFFRSGRMLRQLNHTIIALVPKSDHSTSVADYRPISCCNVIYKAITKIISDRLAPVLEHLIDRCQAAFVGGRNITDNIFLAQEMVRQYSRKRISPRCTINVDLRKAFDSWR